One Ahaetulla prasina isolate Xishuangbanna chromosome 17, ASM2864084v1, whole genome shotgun sequence genomic window carries:
- the SPINDOC gene encoding spindlin interactor and repressor of chromatin-binding protein isoform X2, with product MMRGGGRSSRRSAEEAQQLRSQSVLSGFWSRVFLIAQSREAFVVVGIWGAPMALKAETPLTDYSEVSSAISRFREKEKMATDYRLLRRPSGKPGGALVNPVDKGQYPFSESAGQDELSVSWKQEYLVADDPDNGRLVCMVCGGILATSGPAAARQHILQQHAHSLDFTLEEKRNILEGWSEGVVLPALDSPPAAEGLRLEAERRLSVRQRPPAKESRGQEPMEAAGKEWLSECGLPGSAPAEIRIFTDGSFPAGFTLKLYCRSQPEPSPGTGAKANTRKKTVDRDCSVSLLRLHSRDTGSHLHPSQDTLSPRCPLGSSTDSRPKDCGTVRGAAKRGAPAGKEASTALGKGFNPSWRARFLVDFDASTGHLVCMVCEYPLRRICLATVKQHILQCHAETLQMPREVRRTIREVWENRCQPSAQAPRK from the exons ATGATGCGCGGCGGGGGCCGCAGCAGCCGCAGAAGCGCCGAGGAGGCCCAGCAGCTGCGCAGCCAG TCTGTGCTGAGTGGTTTCTGGAGCCGAGTCTTTCTCATCGCCCAATCCAGGGAAGCCTTTGTTGTAG TTGGGATTTGGGGCGCCCCCATGGCGCTGAAGGCAGAGACCCCCTTGACGGACTACAGCGAGGTCTCTTCGGCCATCTCACGCttcagggagaaggagaagatggccACTGATTATCGTCTCCTCCGCCGCCCCTCGGGGAAGCCGGGTGGAGCCCTTGTAAACCCCGTGGACAAAG GACAATACCCATTTTCAGAGTCTGCCGGCCAGGATGAGCTCAGCGTCTCCTGGAAGCAGGAATACTTGGTAGCAGACGATCCAGACAATGGCCGACTGGTGTGCATGGTGTGTGGGGGCATCTTAGCCACCTCCGGCCCCGCGGCGGCCCGTCAGCACATCCTGCAGCAACACGCCCACTCGCTGGACTTCACCCTGGAGGAGAAACGCAACATCCTGGAAGGCTGGAGCGAAGGGGTTGTGCTGCCCGCCCTAGATTCGCCACCCGCAG CAGAGGGGTTGCGCTTGGAAGCCGAGCGGCGACTTTCGGTTCGACAGAGGCCGCCCGCCAAGGAATCGAGGGGCCAGGAGCCCATGGAGGCCGCAG GAAAGGAGTGGCTGTCAGAATGCGGACTTCCCGGTTCAGCTCCAGCTGAAATCCGGATTTTCACCGATGGCTCCTTTCCGGCTGGATTCACCCTAAAGCTCTACTGCCGTTCTCAGCCAG AACCATCACCAGGGACCGGAGCAAAGGCTAACACAAGGAAGAAAACAGTGG ATCGCGACTGCTCCGTCTCCCTGCTGCGGCTTCACTCCAGGGACACCGGAAGTCACCTCCACCCAAGCCAGGACACCCTCTCCCCCCGTTGCCCGCTGGGCAGCTCCACCGACAGCCGCCCCAAAGACTGTGGGACAGTTCGGGGAGCGGCCAAACGGGGTGCCCCTGCTGGCAAGGAGGCCTCCACCGCCCTCGGGAAAGGCTTCAACCCCTCGTGGCGCGCTCGGTTCCTGGTGGACTTCGACGCCTCCACCGGTCACTTGGTGTGCATGGTTTGTGAGTACCCGTTGCGGCGCATCTGCCTTGCCACCGTCAAGCAACACATCCTCCAGTGCCACGCCGAGACGCTGCAGATGCCCCGCGAAGTCCGGCGTACCATCCGCGAAGTCTGGGAGAACCGGTGCCAGCCCTCGGCCCAGGCCCCGAGGAAGTGA
- the LOC131186727 gene encoding dual specificity protein phosphatase 10-like isoform X1, with product MPPSPLEERIGVLQRPKTLALRLTHSFVTHGSGGEKPLSPSAPIRAGSQDPCEAIRRSSVLLPGHSHTLDLKSQGRGSERGLAWPTDPKQGEKKGVLSPQLKALLPQAKLKKRGLKENANPLGDGSPSSTLSSPATTMHPLKCGCWGCWRLMRCEEAGAKSSLRSLGCFSSRSSLRSLGCPGCSPQSMKKLGCFSCAPVALRSLACLACNLSVKSASSSCSFCSSDPIVAYDPRVGSSPAPSCYGGDEEDDDDEDDDYTVRNIWPDELAKKMHKSPLPPSQPPWSQPQSSPLILDCRNLVEFTKTQLQGAMRFGVTDAPGRRRFQQGKLAVLDFLSSRGACDGRDSSRQCLWSKEGSGCGGVLESPPASPPKPPKTQPMQGLHLVLDLVHRDEQGLGKRGNPIGSDAPEISDEVGSPLTPDLENAELSPILPFLYLGNERDAQNLEILLHLNVGHVLNVTTHLPLYHADSGRLHYKRLPATDNNRQDLRQYFEEAFEFIEEAHQSGKGVLVHCQAGVSRSATIVIAYLMKHTLMTMGDAYKYVKGRRPVISPNLNFMGQLLQFETDLNAGVTPRILTPKLAGVETEEYKRSGTRNSKCT from the exons ATGCCACCCTCGCCCCTCGAAGAGCGGATCGGGGTGCTGCAGAGGCCCAAAACTTTAGCCCTGCGCCTCACCCACAGCTTCGTCACCCACGGCAGTGGCGGGGAGAAGCCGCTGTCCCCGTCGGCCCCCATCCGAGCGGGCAGCCAGGACCCCTGCGAAGCCATCCGCCGAAGCAGCGTCCTTCTCCCTGGCCATTCTCACACCCTCGACCTCAAGTCTCAGGGACGAGGGTCCGAGCGTGGCTTGGCCTGGCCGACGGACCCTAAGCAGGGCGAGAAGAAAGGGGTGCTGAGCCCGCAGCTGAAGGCGCTCCTGCCCCAGGCCAAGCTCAAGAAGCGGGGTCTGAAGGAGAATGCCAACCCTTTGGGGGACGGGTCCCCCAGCTCGACACTCTCCAGCCCCGCCACCACCATGCACCCCTTAAAATGCGgctgctggggctgctggcgACTTATGCGCTGCGAGGAGGCCGGAGCCAAATCCAGCCTGCGCTCTTTGGGCTGCTTCTCCAGCCGATCCAGCCTGCGCTCCTTGGGCTGCCCCGGCTGCAGCCCGCAGTCCATGAAGAAACTGGGGTGCTTCTCCTGCGCCCCCGTGGCCCTGCGTTCCCTCGCCTGCCTGGCGTGCAACCTCTCGGTCAAATCGGCCAGCTCCTCCTGCAGCTTCTGCAGCAGCGATCCCATCGTGGCCTACGAcccccgggtggggtcctcgccGGCGCCCAGCTGCTACGGTGGAGACGAAGAAGACGACGACGACGAAGATGATGACTACACCGTCCGCAACATCTGGCCCGACGAGCTGGCCAAGAAGATGCACAAGTCGCCCCTGCCGCCGTCGCAGCCACCGTGGAGCCAGCCGCAATCCTCCCCCTTGATCCTGGACTGTCGCAACCTGGTGGAGTTCACCAAGACTCAGCTGCAGGGCGCCATGCGCTTTGGAGTCACCGACGCGCCGGGACGGCGGCGGTTCCAGCAAGGGAAACTGGCCGTGTTGGATTTCCTCTCTTCAAGGGGCGCCTGTGACGGCCGGGACTCCTCGCGGCAGTGCCTGTGGTCCAAGGAAGGTTCTGGTTGTGGGGGGGTCCTGGAATCCCCACCGGCTAGCCCCCCCAAGCCACCCAAAACCCAGCCCATGCAGGGCCTGCATCTGGTCCTGGATTTGGTGCACAGAGACGAGCAAGGACTTGGAAAGAGAG GCAATCCGATCGGATCGGACGCCCCGGAGATCTCAGACGAAGTGGGCTCCCCGCTGACCCCCGACTTGGAGAACGCTGAGCTGAGCCCCATCCTCCCGTTCCTCTACTTGGGCAACGAGAGGGACGCCCAAAACTTGGAGATTTTGTTGCACCTCAACGTCGGCCACGTTCTCAACGTCACCACCCACCTGCCTCTGTACCACGCTGACAGCGGGCGCCTCCATTACAAGCGGTTACCGGCCACCGACAACAACCGACAGGACCTGCGGCAATATTTTGAGGAGGCGTTTGAGTTCATCG AGGAGGCCCACCAGAGCGGCAAGGGAGTCCTTGTCCACTGCCAGGCCGGGGTCTCGCGCTCGGCCACCATCGTCATCGCCTACCTGATGAAGCACACCTTGATGACCATGGGCGACGCCTACAAGTACGTCAAGGGACGCCGGCCCGTCATCTCCCCCAacctgaacttcatggggcaacTTTTGCAGTTTGAAACGGACCTCAACGCCGGCGTCACGCCCCGCATCCTCACCCCTAAGCTGGCTGGCGTGGAGACGGAG GAGTACAAGCGAAGTGGAACACGGAACTCAAAATGTACATGA
- the SPINDOC gene encoding spindlin interactor and repressor of chromatin-binding protein isoform X3, translating into MALKAETPLTDYSEVSSAISRFREKEKMATDYRLLRRPSGKPGGALVNPVDKGQYPFSESAGQDELSVSWKQEYLVADDPDNGRLVCMVCGGILATSGPAAARQHILQQHAHSLDFTLEEKRNILEGWSEGVVLPALDSPPAGGPGENKQPAEIEVLLDTEEQPVRRKRGPVQARRAEGLRLEAERRLSVRQRPPAKESRGQEPMEAAGKEWLSECGLPGSAPAEIRIFTDGSFPAGFTLKLYCRSQPEPSPGTGAKANTRKKTVDRDCSVSLLRLHSRDTGSHLHPSQDTLSPRCPLGSSTDSRPKDCGTVRGAAKRGAPAGKEASTALGKGFNPSWRARFLVDFDASTGHLVCMVCEYPLRRICLATVKQHILQCHAETLQMPREVRRTIREVWENRCQPSAQAPRK; encoded by the exons ATGGCGCTGAAGGCAGAGACCCCCTTGACGGACTACAGCGAGGTCTCTTCGGCCATCTCACGCttcagggagaaggagaagatggccACTGATTATCGTCTCCTCCGCCGCCCCTCGGGGAAGCCGGGTGGAGCCCTTGTAAACCCCGTGGACAAAG GACAATACCCATTTTCAGAGTCTGCCGGCCAGGATGAGCTCAGCGTCTCCTGGAAGCAGGAATACTTGGTAGCAGACGATCCAGACAATGGCCGACTGGTGTGCATGGTGTGTGGGGGCATCTTAGCCACCTCCGGCCCCGCGGCGGCCCGTCAGCACATCCTGCAGCAACACGCCCACTCGCTGGACTTCACCCTGGAGGAGAAACGCAACATCCTGGAAGGCTGGAGCGAAGGGGTTGTGCTGCCCGCCCTAGATTCGCCACCCGCAG GCGGTCCCGGCGAGAACAAGCAGCCTGCCGAGATCGAAGTCCTCCTTGATACGGAGGAACAGCCCGTGAGACGGAAGCGCGGGCCCGTCCAAGCACGCCGCG CAGAGGGGTTGCGCTTGGAAGCCGAGCGGCGACTTTCGGTTCGACAGAGGCCGCCCGCCAAGGAATCGAGGGGCCAGGAGCCCATGGAGGCCGCAG GAAAGGAGTGGCTGTCAGAATGCGGACTTCCCGGTTCAGCTCCAGCTGAAATCCGGATTTTCACCGATGGCTCCTTTCCGGCTGGATTCACCCTAAAGCTCTACTGCCGTTCTCAGCCAG AACCATCACCAGGGACCGGAGCAAAGGCTAACACAAGGAAGAAAACAGTGG ATCGCGACTGCTCCGTCTCCCTGCTGCGGCTTCACTCCAGGGACACCGGAAGTCACCTCCACCCAAGCCAGGACACCCTCTCCCCCCGTTGCCCGCTGGGCAGCTCCACCGACAGCCGCCCCAAAGACTGTGGGACAGTTCGGGGAGCGGCCAAACGGGGTGCCCCTGCTGGCAAGGAGGCCTCCACCGCCCTCGGGAAAGGCTTCAACCCCTCGTGGCGCGCTCGGTTCCTGGTGGACTTCGACGCCTCCACCGGTCACTTGGTGTGCATGGTTTGTGAGTACCCGTTGCGGCGCATCTGCCTTGCCACCGTCAAGCAACACATCCTCCAGTGCCACGCCGAGACGCTGCAGATGCCCCGCGAAGTCCGGCGTACCATCCGCGAAGTCTGGGAGAACCGGTGCCAGCCCTCGGCCCAGGCCCCGAGGAAGTGA
- the SPINDOC gene encoding spindlin interactor and repressor of chromatin-binding protein isoform X1 — protein sequence MMRGGGRSSRRSAEEAQQLRSQSVLSGFWSRVFLIAQSREAFVVVGIWGAPMALKAETPLTDYSEVSSAISRFREKEKMATDYRLLRRPSGKPGGALVNPVDKGQYPFSESAGQDELSVSWKQEYLVADDPDNGRLVCMVCGGILATSGPAAARQHILQQHAHSLDFTLEEKRNILEGWSEGVVLPALDSPPAGGPGENKQPAEIEVLLDTEEQPVRRKRGPVQARRAEGLRLEAERRLSVRQRPPAKESRGQEPMEAAGKEWLSECGLPGSAPAEIRIFTDGSFPAGFTLKLYCRSQPEPSPGTGAKANTRKKTVDRDCSVSLLRLHSRDTGSHLHPSQDTLSPRCPLGSSTDSRPKDCGTVRGAAKRGAPAGKEASTALGKGFNPSWRARFLVDFDASTGHLVCMVCEYPLRRICLATVKQHILQCHAETLQMPREVRRTIREVWENRCQPSAQAPRK from the exons ATGATGCGCGGCGGGGGCCGCAGCAGCCGCAGAAGCGCCGAGGAGGCCCAGCAGCTGCGCAGCCAG TCTGTGCTGAGTGGTTTCTGGAGCCGAGTCTTTCTCATCGCCCAATCCAGGGAAGCCTTTGTTGTAG TTGGGATTTGGGGCGCCCCCATGGCGCTGAAGGCAGAGACCCCCTTGACGGACTACAGCGAGGTCTCTTCGGCCATCTCACGCttcagggagaaggagaagatggccACTGATTATCGTCTCCTCCGCCGCCCCTCGGGGAAGCCGGGTGGAGCCCTTGTAAACCCCGTGGACAAAG GACAATACCCATTTTCAGAGTCTGCCGGCCAGGATGAGCTCAGCGTCTCCTGGAAGCAGGAATACTTGGTAGCAGACGATCCAGACAATGGCCGACTGGTGTGCATGGTGTGTGGGGGCATCTTAGCCACCTCCGGCCCCGCGGCGGCCCGTCAGCACATCCTGCAGCAACACGCCCACTCGCTGGACTTCACCCTGGAGGAGAAACGCAACATCCTGGAAGGCTGGAGCGAAGGGGTTGTGCTGCCCGCCCTAGATTCGCCACCCGCAG GCGGTCCCGGCGAGAACAAGCAGCCTGCCGAGATCGAAGTCCTCCTTGATACGGAGGAACAGCCCGTGAGACGGAAGCGCGGGCCCGTCCAAGCACGCCGCG CAGAGGGGTTGCGCTTGGAAGCCGAGCGGCGACTTTCGGTTCGACAGAGGCCGCCCGCCAAGGAATCGAGGGGCCAGGAGCCCATGGAGGCCGCAG GAAAGGAGTGGCTGTCAGAATGCGGACTTCCCGGTTCAGCTCCAGCTGAAATCCGGATTTTCACCGATGGCTCCTTTCCGGCTGGATTCACCCTAAAGCTCTACTGCCGTTCTCAGCCAG AACCATCACCAGGGACCGGAGCAAAGGCTAACACAAGGAAGAAAACAGTGG ATCGCGACTGCTCCGTCTCCCTGCTGCGGCTTCACTCCAGGGACACCGGAAGTCACCTCCACCCAAGCCAGGACACCCTCTCCCCCCGTTGCCCGCTGGGCAGCTCCACCGACAGCCGCCCCAAAGACTGTGGGACAGTTCGGGGAGCGGCCAAACGGGGTGCCCCTGCTGGCAAGGAGGCCTCCACCGCCCTCGGGAAAGGCTTCAACCCCTCGTGGCGCGCTCGGTTCCTGGTGGACTTCGACGCCTCCACCGGTCACTTGGTGTGCATGGTTTGTGAGTACCCGTTGCGGCGCATCTGCCTTGCCACCGTCAAGCAACACATCCTCCAGTGCCACGCCGAGACGCTGCAGATGCCCCGCGAAGTCCGGCGTACCATCCGCGAAGTCTGGGAGAACCGGTGCCAGCCCTCGGCCCAGGCCCCGAGGAAGTGA
- the LOC131186727 gene encoding dual specificity protein phosphatase 10-like isoform X2: MPPSPLEERIGVLQRPKTLALRLTHSFVTHGSGGEKPLSPSAPIRAGSQDPCEAIRRSSVLLPGHSHTLDLKSQGRGSERGLAWPTDPKQGEKKGVLSPQLKALLPQAKLKKRGLKENANPLGDGSPSSTLSSPATTMHPLKCGCWGCWRLMRCEEAGAKSSLRSLGCFSSRSSLRSLGCPGCSPQSMKKLGCFSCAPVALRSLACLACNLSVKSASSSCSFCSSDPIVAYDPRVGSSPAPSCYGGDEEDDDDEDDDYTVRNIWPDELAKKMHKSPLPPSQPPWSQPQSSPLILDCRNLVEFTKTQLQGAMRFGVTDAPGRRRFQQGKLAVLDFLSSRGACDGRDSSRQCLWSKEGSGCGGVLESPPASPPKPPKTQPMQGLHLVLDLVHRDEQGLGKRGNPIGSDAPEISDEVGSPLTPDLENAELSPILPFLYLGNERDAQNLEILLHLNVGHVLNVTTHLPLYHADSGRLHYKRLPATDNNRQDLRQYFEEAFEFIEEAHQSGKGVLVHCQAGVSRSATIVIAYLMKHTLMTMGDAYKYVKGRRPVISPNLNFMGQLLQFETDLNAGVTPRILTPKLAGVETEV; this comes from the exons ATGCCACCCTCGCCCCTCGAAGAGCGGATCGGGGTGCTGCAGAGGCCCAAAACTTTAGCCCTGCGCCTCACCCACAGCTTCGTCACCCACGGCAGTGGCGGGGAGAAGCCGCTGTCCCCGTCGGCCCCCATCCGAGCGGGCAGCCAGGACCCCTGCGAAGCCATCCGCCGAAGCAGCGTCCTTCTCCCTGGCCATTCTCACACCCTCGACCTCAAGTCTCAGGGACGAGGGTCCGAGCGTGGCTTGGCCTGGCCGACGGACCCTAAGCAGGGCGAGAAGAAAGGGGTGCTGAGCCCGCAGCTGAAGGCGCTCCTGCCCCAGGCCAAGCTCAAGAAGCGGGGTCTGAAGGAGAATGCCAACCCTTTGGGGGACGGGTCCCCCAGCTCGACACTCTCCAGCCCCGCCACCACCATGCACCCCTTAAAATGCGgctgctggggctgctggcgACTTATGCGCTGCGAGGAGGCCGGAGCCAAATCCAGCCTGCGCTCTTTGGGCTGCTTCTCCAGCCGATCCAGCCTGCGCTCCTTGGGCTGCCCCGGCTGCAGCCCGCAGTCCATGAAGAAACTGGGGTGCTTCTCCTGCGCCCCCGTGGCCCTGCGTTCCCTCGCCTGCCTGGCGTGCAACCTCTCGGTCAAATCGGCCAGCTCCTCCTGCAGCTTCTGCAGCAGCGATCCCATCGTGGCCTACGAcccccgggtggggtcctcgccGGCGCCCAGCTGCTACGGTGGAGACGAAGAAGACGACGACGACGAAGATGATGACTACACCGTCCGCAACATCTGGCCCGACGAGCTGGCCAAGAAGATGCACAAGTCGCCCCTGCCGCCGTCGCAGCCACCGTGGAGCCAGCCGCAATCCTCCCCCTTGATCCTGGACTGTCGCAACCTGGTGGAGTTCACCAAGACTCAGCTGCAGGGCGCCATGCGCTTTGGAGTCACCGACGCGCCGGGACGGCGGCGGTTCCAGCAAGGGAAACTGGCCGTGTTGGATTTCCTCTCTTCAAGGGGCGCCTGTGACGGCCGGGACTCCTCGCGGCAGTGCCTGTGGTCCAAGGAAGGTTCTGGTTGTGGGGGGGTCCTGGAATCCCCACCGGCTAGCCCCCCCAAGCCACCCAAAACCCAGCCCATGCAGGGCCTGCATCTGGTCCTGGATTTGGTGCACAGAGACGAGCAAGGACTTGGAAAGAGAG GCAATCCGATCGGATCGGACGCCCCGGAGATCTCAGACGAAGTGGGCTCCCCGCTGACCCCCGACTTGGAGAACGCTGAGCTGAGCCCCATCCTCCCGTTCCTCTACTTGGGCAACGAGAGGGACGCCCAAAACTTGGAGATTTTGTTGCACCTCAACGTCGGCCACGTTCTCAACGTCACCACCCACCTGCCTCTGTACCACGCTGACAGCGGGCGCCTCCATTACAAGCGGTTACCGGCCACCGACAACAACCGACAGGACCTGCGGCAATATTTTGAGGAGGCGTTTGAGTTCATCG AGGAGGCCCACCAGAGCGGCAAGGGAGTCCTTGTCCACTGCCAGGCCGGGGTCTCGCGCTCGGCCACCATCGTCATCGCCTACCTGATGAAGCACACCTTGATGACCATGGGCGACGCCTACAAGTACGTCAAGGGACGCCGGCCCGTCATCTCCCCCAacctgaacttcatggggcaacTTTTGCAGTTTGAAACGGACCTCAACGCCGGCGTCACGCCCCGCATCCTCACCCCTAAGCTGGCTGGCGTGGAGACGGAGGTGTGA